A region from the Caldicellulosiruptor naganoensis genome encodes:
- a CDS encoding flagellar hook-length control protein FliK — MEASLVRVNNLLFAASSNKVEESLQKPRQGTQSSFKKIFDRASKRTTENITAPKTDKNEDSGRFAVVLNPKIRQVITQDNKSVKKGQGQTATEVLQEATQPALKEEEKISDFVLNLILSLLQNTKGQAGEFFKQILIKEENAFEHTIVKEMINTLNAIKTFDADVAGQEKNLVEIFNIVGQVSKNVSEEAGNGDWHLAKLVFESAEVLGLSTERSNSIDNKIGLKDNSFSMLENILLKNEKNDILPPEWRLINKEVAFLKKLVQVLSENSDHMVNHHSNMLNNLYENVTYDFEARDVKSTDNLQLYLGDLKEDISAQTNEETWLHTVEKLENKDPSDDRNEFLGKISSKFDANTLSKVEIRADENVFKALRASVIEQIAEKISLIHKQNLTTLTVSIKPEWLGNVVIELNRDLNGNITGNIIVSNPQVKEIVESSLSNLLTILKDQGINISQLNVSLGNSHSSQQFQSQQRFSQKQYSFAQTEDTMDTIEGLIYEISENVLNLRA; from the coding sequence TTGGAGGCAAGTTTGGTGAGGGTAAATAATTTGCTTTTTGCAGCATCAAGCAATAAAGTAGAAGAGAGTTTGCAAAAGCCTCGGCAAGGTACTCAGTCATCTTTTAAGAAAATTTTTGATAGGGCGTCAAAAAGGACTACTGAAAACATCACTGCACCTAAAACTGATAAAAACGAAGATAGTGGAAGGTTTGCAGTGGTATTAAATCCTAAGATAAGACAGGTAATAACTCAGGATAACAAAAGTGTGAAAAAAGGTCAGGGACAGACTGCTACTGAAGTTTTACAGGAAGCCACCCAACCAGCTTTAAAAGAAGAGGAAAAGATTTCTGATTTTGTTCTGAATTTGATATTGAGTTTGCTGCAGAATACAAAGGGTCAGGCAGGTGAATTTTTTAAGCAGATTTTGATTAAAGAAGAAAATGCATTTGAACATACGATTGTCAAAGAGATGATAAATACTTTAAATGCTATAAAAACTTTTGATGCAGATGTAGCTGGGCAGGAAAAAAATTTAGTTGAGATTTTTAATATTGTAGGACAAGTGTCAAAAAATGTATCTGAAGAGGCTGGGAATGGAGACTGGCATCTTGCGAAGCTTGTGTTCGAAAGTGCTGAGGTGCTGGGTTTGTCCACTGAAAGAAGCAATAGTATTGACAATAAAATTGGCCTCAAAGATAACTCTTTCAGTATGTTAGAAAACATTCTCTTAAAGAATGAGAAAAATGATATTCTTCCCCCTGAGTGGAGACTAATTAACAAAGAAGTTGCATTTTTAAAAAAATTGGTTCAAGTTCTTTCTGAGAATTCTGACCATATGGTAAATCATCATTCAAATATGTTAAATAATCTATATGAGAATGTGACTTATGATTTTGAAGCCAGAGATGTTAAAAGTACCGACAATCTTCAACTATATTTGGGTGATTTAAAGGAAGATATATCTGCCCAAACTAATGAAGAGACTTGGCTGCACACAGTGGAGAAGCTTGAGAATAAAGACCCAAGTGATGATAGAAATGAGTTTTTAGGTAAGATTTCCTCAAAGTTTGATGCTAATACACTTTCCAAGGTGGAAATAAGAGCCGATGAGAATGTATTTAAGGCATTAAGAGCTTCAGTAATTGAACAAATAGCTGAGAAGATTTCACTTATCCACAAGCAAAATCTTACAACCTTGACGGTATCCATAAAACCTGAGTGGCTTGGAAATGTTGTTATTGAGCTAAATAGAGACCTGAACGGTAATATTACAGGTAACATTATTGTGAGCAATCCCCAGGTGAAAGAAATTGTTGAAAGCTCCCTTTCAAATCTCTTGACAATCTTAAAAGACCAAGGGATAAATATATCACAACTAAATGTAAGTCTTGGCAATAGCCACAGTAGTCAGCAGTTTCAAAGTCAGCAGAGGTTTTCACAAAAGCAGTACTCCTTTGCCCAAACAGAAGACACTATGGATACGATAGAAGGTTTGATATATGAGATTAGTGAAAATGTGTTAAACTTGAGAGCTTGA
- a CDS encoding flagellar FlbD family protein, with product MIKLRRINNKEFVVNADFIEFVEATPDTVITLTNGVKLVVKESVDEVIEKVIEYKKKIFEGVIFNIQPMKKEYDQ from the coding sequence ATGATAAAATTAAGAAGAATAAACAACAAAGAATTTGTTGTAAATGCTGATTTTATTGAGTTTGTTGAGGCAACACCTGATACTGTTATTACACTTACAAACGGTGTAAAACTTGTTGTAAAGGAGTCTGTGGATGAAGTCATTGAAAAAGTTATTGAGTATAAGAAGAAGATTTTTGAGGGAGTTATCTTCAATATACAACCTATGAAAAAGGAGTATGATCAATGA
- a CDS encoding TIGR02530 family flagellar biosynthesis protein produces MTINRIGNVNSNRLNSTKIERKETAEGFSSLLSQSLKISKHANERLQTQNINIDSSTLAKLEEAIKKAEQKGLKNDVLVLNGDVAYIVNVKNKVVVTVKDVNSLKDNIFTNIDGVLMI; encoded by the coding sequence ATGACAATAAATAGAATTGGTAATGTAAATTCTAATAGATTAAACAGTACAAAAATTGAAAGAAAAGAAACTGCTGAAGGTTTCAGTAGCTTGCTTTCTCAAAGTCTTAAAATCTCCAAACATGCAAACGAGAGACTTCAAACGCAGAATATCAATATTGATTCAAGTACTTTAGCAAAGCTTGAGGAAGCTATTAAGAAGGCTGAGCAAAAAGGGCTCAAAAATGATGTATTAGTTCTAAATGGTGATGTTGCATACATTGTGAATGTTAAAAACAAGGTAGTTGTAACTGTAAAAGATGTAAATAGCCTAAAAGACAATATCTTTACAAACATAGATGGGGTTTTGATGATATAA
- a CDS encoding flagellar hook capping FlgD N-terminal domain-containing protein, with product MAGTSINNLTGVLSQSSNVSSSQSSSKNTLGKQEFLNLLVTQLRYQDPLKPMEDKEFVAQLAQFSALEQMQNLNESFELIKAQSMIGRYVVATNPSDSSKTIEGRIDSIRIGGSKIYLKVNGVEVTPENIKQIYHTYVEEVLSDIKEKVPTKDDLLSILSSLQKGEDSK from the coding sequence ATGGCAGGTACAAGTATTAATAATTTAACAGGGGTTTTGTCACAAAGCTCAAATGTATCTTCTTCACAGTCTTCATCAAAGAATACACTTGGCAAGCAAGAGTTTTTAAATCTTTTGGTGACACAGCTAAGATACCAAGACCCATTAAAGCCTATGGAAGATAAAGAGTTTGTTGCTCAGCTTGCCCAGTTTTCTGCACTTGAACAGATGCAAAATCTAAATGAGTCGTTTGAACTTATAAAAGCTCAGAGTATGATTGGAAGGTATGTTGTTGCAACAAACCCATCTGATTCTTCAAAAACAATAGAAGGAAGGATTGACAGTATCAGAATAGGAGGAAGTAAGATATATTTAAAAGTAAATGGAGTGGAGGTAACCCCAGAGAATATCAAGCAAATTTATCACACTTATGTTGAAGAGGTTTTGTCAGATATAAAAGAGAAGGTACCAACAAAAGATGATCTTCTGAGCATCTTAAGCTCCTTACAAAAAGGAGAAGACTCAAAATGA
- a CDS encoding flagellar hook protein FlgE — protein MMRSMFSSISALRAHQTRMDVIGDNIANVNTVGFKSSRVTFASVFASVIKAASAPDTTSGRGGSNPMQIGLGVSVASVDMNMTRGSLQRTDNPTDLAIEGDGFFVVGGDGKAPRFTRAGNFSLDKMGNLVTANGLNVLGWMYDPVNNQIDTTKSPSKINILAFPTLPPKATDKISFDGNLSADAVAYTGQITKYEDLLNVPADSKYSMSFKVYDSQGKEHTLQLIFVKKDNNQWEWFVDAPRLKKNIGTAQNPQEAYVYVDDMIEANNDYDNFIARGTITFGQAGKVLDDENTPDVEGITITGGRYVNTQNGTFTINFKNSVVNPITFKVNGSQFDINDPTNIAFFLKKITQFGNMDSSIRVAQMTGYSAGSLQGFNIDATGKITGIYSNGLNQLIGQIAIATFANPAGLQRIGDNLYINTVNSGDPEIGTPGSGSRGTISQGTLEMSNVDLAKEFTDMIVTQRGYQANARVITASDELLQDLVNIKR, from the coding sequence ATGATGAGGTCAATGTTTTCGTCAATTTCAGCACTTCGGGCTCATCAGACCAGAATGGATGTGATAGGTGATAATATTGCCAATGTCAATACAGTGGGGTTTAAATCAAGCAGAGTGACATTTGCATCTGTTTTTGCATCTGTCATAAAAGCAGCCTCTGCCCCCGATACAACATCTGGTAGAGGCGGTTCAAACCCTATGCAGATAGGGCTTGGTGTTTCGGTGGCCTCTGTTGATATGAATATGACAAGAGGAAGCCTCCAGCGTACTGACAATCCAACCGATTTGGCAATCGAAGGAGATGGATTTTTTGTAGTAGGTGGTGATGGCAAGGCACCACGTTTTACAAGAGCAGGAAACTTTAGTTTAGATAAAATGGGGAATTTAGTTACAGCAAATGGGCTTAATGTGCTTGGGTGGATGTATGACCCTGTTAATAATCAGATTGATACTACAAAAAGTCCTTCGAAGATAAACATCCTTGCATTTCCAACTTTGCCTCCTAAGGCAACTGATAAGATTAGTTTTGATGGTAATCTCAGTGCTGATGCGGTTGCGTATACAGGGCAAATTACTAAGTATGAAGATTTGCTCAATGTTCCTGCTGATAGCAAGTATTCCATGAGTTTTAAGGTTTATGATTCCCAGGGTAAAGAACACACTCTTCAGTTAATATTTGTCAAAAAGGATAACAATCAATGGGAATGGTTTGTTGATGCACCACGACTCAAAAAAAATATTGGTACTGCTCAAAATCCACAGGAAGCATATGTATATGTAGATGATATGATAGAAGCAAACAATGACTATGATAATTTCATTGCCAGAGGAACTATAACTTTTGGCCAAGCGGGAAAGGTGCTTGATGACGAGAACACACCAGATGTAGAAGGCATTACAATTACAGGTGGTCGGTATGTCAATACACAAAACGGAACATTTACGATTAATTTCAAAAATAGTGTTGTCAATCCTATCACTTTTAAAGTAAATGGTTCTCAATTTGATATCAATGACCCAACAAATATTGCCTTTTTCCTTAAGAAGATAACTCAGTTTGGTAATATGGACAGTTCAATCAGGGTTGCTCAGATGACAGGATATTCAGCAGGGAGCTTGCAAGGTTTTAATATTGATGCAACAGGCAAGATAACAGGAATTTATTCAAACGGTTTAAATCAGCTAATTGGCCAGATTGCAATTGCAACGTTTGCAAACCCTGCAGGGCTTCAGAGAATTGGTGATAATCTTTATATAAACACTGTAAACTCAGGTGACCCTGAGATAGGAACGCCTGGGTCAGGCTCGCGCGGCACAATCTCACAGGGCACCTTGGAGATGTCAAATGTTGATTTAGCCAAAGAGTTTACAGATATGATTGTCACCCAGAGAGGTTATCAGGCAAATGCAAGGGTGATCACTGCTTCTGATGAGCTTTTGCAGGATTTGGTAAATATTAAGAGGTAA